From one Triticum aestivum cultivar Chinese Spring chromosome 4B, IWGSC CS RefSeq v2.1, whole genome shotgun sequence genomic stretch:
- the LOC123090854 gene encoding HMG-Y-related protein A, producing the protein MATSSGDQSSPRAASDLAVPPSYPEMIVEAIASLREPNGSSQAAIARRIEAAHGAGGDLPPSHPALVAAHLSRMSAAAELVAVAGGKYALPPPPSSSLVEEEDMEAEVGEEDDESSDDAPLLLPPPPPAKRGRGRPPKVRPPGYYPVGAPAIIGAPPSDGLAVAVAVATAPRRRGRPPKPRDPDAPPKIPRPRGRPRKNPLPDGMAPVPRPGSAAAKPRPQFAEVGFV; encoded by the exons ATGGCCACCTC CAGCGGCGACCAGTCGTCGCCCCGCGCGGCCTCCGACCTCGCCGTCCCCCCCTCCTACCCCGAG ATGATCGTGGAGGCCATCGCGTCGCTCCGGGAGCCCAACGGCTCCAGCCAGGCCGCCATCGCGCGCCGCATCGAGGCGGCCCACGGCGCCGGCGGCGACCTCCCGCCGTCGCACCCCGCGCTCGTCGCCGCGCACCTCTCCCGCAtgtccgccgccgccgagctcgtcgccgtcgccggggGCAAGTACGCGCTCCCCCCGCCGCCCTCCAGCTCCCtcgtcgaggaggaggacatggaggcggaggtGGGGGAGGAGGACGACGAATCCTCCGACGacgcgccgctgctgctgccgccccCGCCTCCCGCCAAGCGCGGCCGCGGCCGGCCCCCGAAGGTGCGCCCGCCAGGCTACTACCCCGTGGGGGCTCCCGCCATCATCGGCGCCCCTCCTAGCGACGGActagccgtcgccgtcgccgtcgccaccgcgccgcgccggcggggccgcccgcccaagccgcGGGACCCAGACGCGCCGCCCAAGATCCCGCGCCCGCGCGGCCGGCCGCGCAAGAACCCGCTCCCGGACGGCATGGCGCCGGTCCCGCGGCCCGGCTCCGCCGCGGCCAAGCCGCGCCCGCAGTTCGCCGAGGTCGGCTTCGTGTGA
- the LOC123090852 gene encoding coatomer subunit alpha-3 translates to MLTKFETKSNRVKGLSFHPRRPWILASLHSGVIQMWDYRMGTLLDRFDEHDGPVRGVHFHATQPLFVSGGDDYKIKVWNYKTHRCLFTLTGHLDYIRTVQFHHEYPWIVSASDDQTIRIWNWQSRTCVAVLTGHNHYVMCASFHPKEDLVVSASLDQTVRVWDIGALRKKTVSPADDILRLTQMNTDLFGGVDAVVKYVLEGHDRGVNWASFHPTLPLIVSGADDRQVKLWRMNDTKAWEVDTLRGHMNNVSCVMFHAKQDIIVSNSEDKSIRIWDATKRTGIQTFRREHDRFWILAAHPEMNLLAAGHDSGMIVFKLERERPAFSVSADTVFYVKDRFLRFFEYSTQKEVQVAPIRRPGSVSLNQSPRTLSYSPTENAVLICSDVDGGSYDLYIVPKDSAGRADYLQEAKKGAGGSAVFVARNRFAVLEKSSNQVLVKNLKNEIVKKSPLPIATDAIYYAGTGNLLCKAEDRVTIFDLQQRLVLGELQSAGVKYVVWSSDMEYVALLSKHAVVIASKKLVHHSTLHETIRVKSGAWDENGVFIYSTLNHIKYCLPNGDSGIIKTLDVPVYITRVIGNNIFCLDRDGKNKLITVDASEYIFKLALLRKRYDHVMSMIKSSQLCGQAVISYLQQKGFPEVALHFVKDEKTRFNLALESGNIQIAVASAKEIDDKDHWYRLGIEALRQGNVGIVEYAYQRTKNFERLTFLYLITGYMDKVGFMCKIAGQNNNLMGQFHNALYLGDARKRAEILENAGQLPLAYVTAATHGLTEIAERLAAELGENVPSLPEGKTRSLLIPPAPLISSVDWPLLRVMRGIFEGGLDATGRAEVEEDDEAAGADWGDEDLDIVDASDAVANGGDGFDPEEGEANEEDGEEGGWDLEDLELPEAETPKAAGNARSTVFVAPTPGMPVSQIWTQKSSLAGEHAAAGNFDTAMRLLSRQLGIKNFAPLKPMFLDLHMGSHSYLRALATAPVISIAVEKGWSESSSPNVRGPPSLVFTFSQMEDRLKAAYKATTEGKFPEALRQFLSILHTIPLIVVDSRREVDEVKELIEIVREYVLGLRMELKRKELKDNVNRQQELAAYFTNCKLQRVHMRLVLSNAMALCYKQKNFATAEHFARLLLENSPNEVQAKKARQVQQQCNGKKDSHELNYDYRNPFVVCGSTYVPIYRGQKDISCPYCGSRFVPAIEGQLCTICELAVVGADASGLLCSPTQTR, encoded by the exons ATGCTGACCAAGTTCGAGACCAAGAGCAACCGGGTCAAGGGCCTGAGCTTCCACCCGCGGCGGCCATGGATCCTCGCCAGCCTCCACAGCGGGGTGATCCAGATGTGGGACTACCGCATGGGCACCCTCCTCGACCGCTTCGACGAGCACGACGGCCCCGTCCGCGGCGTCCACTTCCACGCCACCCAGCCCCTCTTCGTCTCCGGAG GTGATGATTATAAGATCAAGGTGTGGAATTACAAGACACACCGCTGCTTGTTTACGCTTACTGGGCATCTCGACTACATTCGTACTGTTCAATTCCACCATGAGTACCCATGGATCGTGAGTGCCAGTGATGACCAGACAATCCGGATCTGGAACTGGCAGTCACGTACTTGTGTGGCTGTGCTCACGGGGCATAATCACTATGTCATGTGCGCGTCCTTCCACCCCAAGGAGGACCTGGTTGTGTCAGCATCGCTAGATCAGACTGTCCGTGTTTGGGATATTGGTGCCCTGAGGAAGAAGACGGTGTCACCTGCAGATGACATCCTGCGTCTCACTCAGATGAACACTGATCTGTTTGGGGGCGTCGATGCGGTTGTGAAATATGTCTTGGAAGGCCATGACCGTGGTGTCAACTGGGCATCATTTCACCCTACACTGCCACTCATTGTTTCTGGGGCTGATGACCGGCAAGTGAAGCTGTGGAGAATGAATG ATACCAAGGCTTGGGAAGTTGATACTTTGAGGGGGCACATGAATAATGTGTCGTGTGTGATGTTCCATGCGAAGCAAGACATCATTGTGTCCAACTCAGAGGACAAAAGCATTCGCATTTGGGATGCCACAAAGCGAACTGGTATTCAGACATTTAGGCGGGAACATGACCGTTTCTGGATCCTTGCTGCCCACCCTGAAATGAATCTTCTTGCTGCTGGTCATGACAGTGGCATGATTGTGTTTAAATTAGAGAGGGAACGCCCAGCTTTCAGCGTGAGTGCTGATACTGTGTTCTATGTGAAGGACAGATTCCTCCGGTTCTTTGAGTACTCCACCCAGAAGGAAGTTCAGGTGGCTCCAATAAGAAGACCAGGATCTGTCAGCTTGAACCAGTCACCCAGGACACTATCTTATAGTCCAACTGAAAATGCTGTGTTGATCTGCTCTGATGTGGACGGGGGCTCATATGATCTGTACATTGTTCCTAAAGATTCTGCTGGCAGGGCTGATTATTTGCAAGAGGCAAAGAAGGGAGCTGGTGGCTCGGCTGTTTTTGTGGCACGGAATAGGTTTGCTGTCCTTGAGAAGAGTAGCAATCAAGTTTTGGTGAAGAATCTTAAGAACGAAATTGTGAAGAAGAGTCCTCTTCCTATTGCGACTGATGCAATTTATTATGCTGGGACTGGTAATTTGTTGTGCAAAGCTGAAGATCGTGTGACCATCTTTGATCTACAACAAAGGCTAGTTCTTGGTGAACTCCAGTCAGCTGGTGTTAAATATGTAGTTTGGTCCAGTGACATGGAGTATGTTGCACTGCTGAGCAAGCATGCAGTAGTTATAGCTAGCAAGAAGCTTGTCCATCACTCTACACTGCATGAAACTATTCGTGTGAAAAGTGGTGCCTGGGATGAGAACGGTGTTTTTATTTACTCTACTTTGAACCATATCAAATACTGTCTTCCCAATGGAGATAGTGGGATCATAAAGACCCTTGATGTCCCTGTTTACATAACAAGGGTTATTGGGAACAACATTTTCTGTCTTGATCGTGATGGAAAGAACAAGCTGATAACAGTTGATGCTTCTGAATACATTTTCAAGCTCGCCCTTCTCCGGAAACGTTATGACCATGTTATGAGTATGATTAAGAGCTCACAGCTGTGTGGGCAGGCAGTGATTTCATATTTGCAACAGAAAGGGTTTCCAGAAGTTGCTCTCCACTTTGTGAAAGATGAAAAGACAAGATTCAATCTAGCTCTTGAAAGTGGTAACATCCAAATCGCAGTGGCTTCTGCAAAAGAGATTGATGACAAGGATCACTGGTACAGATTGGGAATTGAGGCCCTGAGGCAGGGGAATGTTGGTATTGTGGAATACGCATACCAGCGGACAAAGAATTTTGAGAGGCTGACATTTCTGTATCTTATTACTGGTTACATGGACAAGGTTGGCTTCATGTGCAAAATTGCCGGACAGAATAACAATTTGATGGGTCAGTTCCACAATGCATTGTATCTTGGCGATGCTAGGAAGCGAGCTGAGATCCTGGAGAATGCTGGACAGCTTCCTCTTGCCTACGTCACTGCTGCCACTCATGGTCTCACTGAAATTGCTGAAAGGCTTGCTGCTGAGTTGGGTGAGAATGTTCCTTCTCTACCTGAAGGAAAAACTCGCTCACTCTTGATTCCGCccgcacccctcatatccagcgtTGATTGGCCATTGCTCCGGGTGATGCGTGGCATATTTGAGGGTGGACTGGATGCTACTGGGAGAGCAGAagttgaggaagatgatgaagctgCTGGTGCTGACTGGGGTGATGAGGACTTGGATATTGTGGATGCAAGTGATGCAGTGGCAAATGGAGGTGATGGTTTTGATCCCGAGGAAGGTGAAGCGAACGAGGAGGATGGTGAGGAAGGTGGTTGGGATCTTGAAGATCTGGAATTGCCTGAAGCTGAGACCCCAAAAGCTGCTGGAAATGCTCGCTCCACTGTGTTTGTTGCTCCTACACCAGGAATGCCTGTCAGCCAAATTTGGACTCAGAAATCTTCTCTTGCTGGGGAGCATGCAGCAGCAGGCAACTTCGACACTGCAATGAGGTTGCTCAGCCGCCAGTTGGGCATCAAGAACTTTGCTCCCCTGAAACCCATGTTTCTCGATCTTCATATGGGCAGTCATTCATATCTTCGCGCACTTGCAACTGCTCCCGTTATATCAATTGCTGTTGAGAAAGGTTGGAGTGAGTCCTCAAGTCCTAACGTGAGGGGCCCTCCTTCACTAGTTTTCACCTTCTCACAAATGGAAGACAGACTCAAGGCAGCCTACAAAGCCACAACCGAGGGAAAGTTCCCAGAAGCGCTGAGACAGTTCCTCAGCATCTTGCATACCATTCCCTTGATCGTGGTGGACTCGCGGAGAGAAGTTGATGAAGTGAAGGAGTTGATCGAGATAGTGAGGGAATATGTTCTTGGTCTAAGAATGGAACTCAAGAGGAAGGAATTGAAGGACAACGTCAACCGGCAACAGGAACTGGCGGCCTACTTCACCAACTGCAAGCTCCAGAGGGTTCACATGCGCCTTGTGCTCTCGAACGCCATGGCTCTATGCTACAAGCAGAAGAACTTTGCGACCGCAGAGCACTTTGCGAGGCTGCTCCTTGAGAACAGCCCTAATGAGGTCCAAGCGAAGAAGGCTCGGCAGGTGCAGCAGCAGTGCAACGGCAAGAAGGACAGCCATGAGCTCAACTATGACTACAGAAATCCGTTCGTCGTCTGTGGCTCGACGTATGTTCCCATCTACCGCGGCCAAAAGGACATCTCGTGCCCATACTGCGGATCCCGGTTTGTTCCTGCCATTGAAGGGCAGCTTTGTACCATATGCGAGCTGGCTGTGGTCGGCgcggacgcctcgggcctcctgtGCTCCCCTACACAGACGAGATGA